The Mercenaria mercenaria strain notata chromosome 8, MADL_Memer_1, whole genome shotgun sequence genome has a segment encoding these proteins:
- the LOC123566170 gene encoding organic cation transporter protein-like isoform X2 — protein sequence MSTYVDVDQIWLSLGQWGSYQRRQLIVLLLAIWSCGFHVLSIVFLGYRPQYECKEIHVGNSTTSSDMFNQTVSRQYEKCTIKTVLNDTGAITVSETGCTNGWKYHDYGPFSTDRSVVSEWDLVCERKELAEVSQTLVMLGQGIGAFIFTSLSDRYGRKVVHITCHVTLFGIALATAFVPNFSSFAVMRVLTGAFQQGTGLTIAILNLELLPKGIRGYVEVFGLLFWTTGIAIITPVSYIFRNMSWRYLQICLACLSSWALIEWWLIDESLRWLIANGRIKEAKAIIQKACKRNNKDYDEIVSASGFRAYEMQSGIVLEVRKDVTPETESGLLTRAENGTVNTTNQKDASTKAYTAIDLIKSKRLFLTSIIMWFAWITNSSTYYGIMLISSSLAGDRFLNFFLGSIVEYPAAFMEWSMINRYGRKPTAIAFHSICGVALITATVLTTTANGNSAMILGSTVFTLIGKFAITGSFSTIFLYTPELYPTNMRNVGIGMSSAAARIGGMLAPFSRNLAETALWAPGLVFGIMCAIVSVSMFWVPETNQYELPQTLEECERWYKDNRFKIPCVSRRETERTESDQQIS from the exons ATGTCTACTTACGTAGATGTAGATCAGATCTGGCTCTCTCTGGGACAGTGGGGATCGTACCAGCGACGGCAGTTGATTGTGTTGTTATTGGCGATTTGGTCGTGTGGCTTCCATGTTTTATCGATTGTTTTCCTTG GTTACAGACCACAATATGAATGTAAAGAGATACATGTGGGGAACAGCACTACTTCCAGCGATATGTTTAATCAGACAGTTAGCAGACAATATGAGAAATGCACTATAAAAACAGTTCTCAACGATACAGGGGCAATAACCGTGTCAGAGACAGGATGTACAAACGGTTGGAAGTATCACGATTATGGTCCGTTTTCGACGGACAGATCAGTGGTTTCAGAG TGGGACTTGGTTTGTGAAAGAAAAGAACTCGCAGAGGTTTCACAGACGCTTGTTATGCTTGGTCAGGGCATTGGAGCGtttatatttacaagtttatcgGATAGATATGGTCGGAAGGTCGTCCACATTACATGTCACGTGACACTATTTGGGATAGCTCTAGCTACGGCATTTGTCCCAAATTTCTCGTCTTTTGCTGTGATGCGAGTTCTCACTGGTGCATTCCAACAG GGTACTGGGCTTACCATAGCGATTTTGAACCTTGAACTCCTGCCAAAAGGGATCCGAGGCTATGTTGAGGTGTTCGGTCTGCTGTTCTGGACGACTGGCATAGCCATTATTACACCTGTATCCTATATCTTCCGGAACATGTCATGGCGCTACCTTCAGATATGTTTAGCCTGCTTGTCTTCTTGGGCTCTCATCGAATGGTG GTTAATTGACGAATCACTAAGATGGCTGATTGCGAACGGACGGATAAAAGAGGCCAAGGCTATTATTCAAAAAGCGTGTAAGCGAAACAACAAGGACTATGATGAAATAGTGTCTGCAAGTGGATTCCGTGCTTACGAGATGCAGTCTGGTATAGTCCTAGAAGTCAGAAAGG ATGTAACGCCAGAAACAGAGAGCGGCCTCTTAACTAGGGCAGAAAATGGAACAGTGAACACCACCAACCAGAAGGATGCATCTACCAAAGCCTACACTGCTATTGATTTGATCAAatcaaaaagattatttttaacaTCTATAATCATGTGGTTTGCctg gATTACTAACAGTTCTACATACTACGGTATAATGTTGATCTCTTCAAGTCTTGCTGGAGACAGATTCCTCAATTTCTTCCTCGGTTCTATAGTAGAATATCCAGCAGCGTTCATGGAGTGGTCCATGATAAACAG GTATGGTCGGAAGCCTACAGCCATTGCATTTCACAGTATATGCGGTGTAGCCCTCATAACTGCCACTGTTCTTACAACAACTGCAA ACGGAAATTCAGCGATGATATTGGGATCTACAGTGTTCACTTTGATTGGAAAATTCGCCATCACTGGTTCATTCAGCACCATATTTCTATATACACCGGAATTATACCCGACCAATATGAG GAATGTCGGAATCGGCATGTCGTCCGCAGCAGCAAGGATTGGTGGAATGCTAGCACCATTCTCAAGAAATCTg GCAGAGACAGCATTATGGGCACCAGGTTTGGTTTTCGGCATTATGTGTGCGATTGTTTCAGTATCAATGTTCTGGGTACCGGAAACCAATCAATATGAACTTCCGCAGACGCTTGAGGAGTGTGAGAGATGGTATAAGGACAACCGGTTCAAGATACCGTGCGTCAGCAGACGAGAAACTGAGAGGACAGAGTCAGACCAACAGATAtcttaa
- the LOC123566170 gene encoding organic cation transporter protein-like isoform X3 has protein sequence MFNQTVSRQYEKCTIKTVLNDTGAITVSETGCTNGWKYHDYGPFSTDRSVVSEWDLVCERKELAEVSQTLVMLGQGIGAFIFTSLSDRYGRKVVHITCHVTLFGIALATAFVPNFSSFAVMRVLTGAFQQGTGLTIAILNLELLPKGIRGYVEVFGLLFWTTGIAIITPVSYIFRNMSWRYLQICLACLSSWALIEWWLIDESLRWLIANGRIKEAKAIIQKACKRNNKDYDEIVSASGFRAYEMQSGIVLEVRKEDVTPETESGLLTRAENGTVNTTNQKDASTKAYTAIDLIKSKRLFLTSIIMWFAWITNSSTYYGIMLISSSLAGDRFLNFFLGSIVEYPAAFMEWSMINRYGRKPTAIAFHSICGVALITATVLTTTANGNSAMILGSTVFTLIGKFAITGSFSTIFLYTPELYPTNMRNVGIGMSSAAARIGGMLAPFSRNLAETALWAPGLVFGIMCAIVSVSMFWVPETNQYELPQTLEECERWYKDNRFKIPCVSRRETERTESDQQIS, from the exons ATGTTTAATCAGACAGTTAGCAGACAATATGAGAAATGCACTATAAAAACAGTTCTCAACGATACAGGGGCAATAACCGTGTCAGAGACAGGATGTACAAACGGTTGGAAGTATCACGATTATGGTCCGTTTTCGACGGACAGATCAGTGGTTTCAGAG TGGGACTTGGTTTGTGAAAGAAAAGAACTCGCAGAGGTTTCACAGACGCTTGTTATGCTTGGTCAGGGCATTGGAGCGtttatatttacaagtttatcgGATAGATATGGTCGGAAGGTCGTCCACATTACATGTCACGTGACACTATTTGGGATAGCTCTAGCTACGGCATTTGTCCCAAATTTCTCGTCTTTTGCTGTGATGCGAGTTCTCACTGGTGCATTCCAACAG GGTACTGGGCTTACCATAGCGATTTTGAACCTTGAACTCCTGCCAAAAGGGATCCGAGGCTATGTTGAGGTGTTCGGTCTGCTGTTCTGGACGACTGGCATAGCCATTATTACACCTGTATCCTATATCTTCCGGAACATGTCATGGCGCTACCTTCAGATATGTTTAGCCTGCTTGTCTTCTTGGGCTCTCATCGAATGGTG GTTAATTGACGAATCACTAAGATGGCTGATTGCGAACGGACGGATAAAAGAGGCCAAGGCTATTATTCAAAAAGCGTGTAAGCGAAACAACAAGGACTATGATGAAATAGTGTCTGCAAGTGGATTCCGTGCTTACGAGATGCAGTCTGGTATAGTCCTAGAAGTCAGAAAGG AAGATGTAACGCCAGAAACAGAGAGCGGCCTCTTAACTAGGGCAGAAAATGGAACAGTGAACACCACCAACCAGAAGGATGCATCTACCAAAGCCTACACTGCTATTGATTTGATCAAatcaaaaagattatttttaacaTCTATAATCATGTGGTTTGCctg gATTACTAACAGTTCTACATACTACGGTATAATGTTGATCTCTTCAAGTCTTGCTGGAGACAGATTCCTCAATTTCTTCCTCGGTTCTATAGTAGAATATCCAGCAGCGTTCATGGAGTGGTCCATGATAAACAG GTATGGTCGGAAGCCTACAGCCATTGCATTTCACAGTATATGCGGTGTAGCCCTCATAACTGCCACTGTTCTTACAACAACTGCAA ACGGAAATTCAGCGATGATATTGGGATCTACAGTGTTCACTTTGATTGGAAAATTCGCCATCACTGGTTCATTCAGCACCATATTTCTATATACACCGGAATTATACCCGACCAATATGAG GAATGTCGGAATCGGCATGTCGTCCGCAGCAGCAAGGATTGGTGGAATGCTAGCACCATTCTCAAGAAATCTg GCAGAGACAGCATTATGGGCACCAGGTTTGGTTTTCGGCATTATGTGTGCGATTGTTTCAGTATCAATGTTCTGGGTACCGGAAACCAATCAATATGAACTTCCGCAGACGCTTGAGGAGTGTGAGAGATGGTATAAGGACAACCGGTTCAAGATACCGTGCGTCAGCAGACGAGAAACTGAGAGGACAGAGTCAGACCAACAGATAtcttaa
- the LOC123566170 gene encoding organic cation transporter protein-like isoform X1, producing MSTYVDVDQIWLSLGQWGSYQRRQLIVLLLAIWSCGFHVLSIVFLGYRPQYECKEIHVGNSTTSSDMFNQTVSRQYEKCTIKTVLNDTGAITVSETGCTNGWKYHDYGPFSTDRSVVSEWDLVCERKELAEVSQTLVMLGQGIGAFIFTSLSDRYGRKVVHITCHVTLFGIALATAFVPNFSSFAVMRVLTGAFQQGTGLTIAILNLELLPKGIRGYVEVFGLLFWTTGIAIITPVSYIFRNMSWRYLQICLACLSSWALIEWWLIDESLRWLIANGRIKEAKAIIQKACKRNNKDYDEIVSASGFRAYEMQSGIVLEVRKEDVTPETESGLLTRAENGTVNTTNQKDASTKAYTAIDLIKSKRLFLTSIIMWFAWITNSSTYYGIMLISSSLAGDRFLNFFLGSIVEYPAAFMEWSMINRYGRKPTAIAFHSICGVALITATVLTTTANGNSAMILGSTVFTLIGKFAITGSFSTIFLYTPELYPTNMRNVGIGMSSAAARIGGMLAPFSRNLAETALWAPGLVFGIMCAIVSVSMFWVPETNQYELPQTLEECERWYKDNRFKIPCVSRRETERTESDQQIS from the exons ATGTCTACTTACGTAGATGTAGATCAGATCTGGCTCTCTCTGGGACAGTGGGGATCGTACCAGCGACGGCAGTTGATTGTGTTGTTATTGGCGATTTGGTCGTGTGGCTTCCATGTTTTATCGATTGTTTTCCTTG GTTACAGACCACAATATGAATGTAAAGAGATACATGTGGGGAACAGCACTACTTCCAGCGATATGTTTAATCAGACAGTTAGCAGACAATATGAGAAATGCACTATAAAAACAGTTCTCAACGATACAGGGGCAATAACCGTGTCAGAGACAGGATGTACAAACGGTTGGAAGTATCACGATTATGGTCCGTTTTCGACGGACAGATCAGTGGTTTCAGAG TGGGACTTGGTTTGTGAAAGAAAAGAACTCGCAGAGGTTTCACAGACGCTTGTTATGCTTGGTCAGGGCATTGGAGCGtttatatttacaagtttatcgGATAGATATGGTCGGAAGGTCGTCCACATTACATGTCACGTGACACTATTTGGGATAGCTCTAGCTACGGCATTTGTCCCAAATTTCTCGTCTTTTGCTGTGATGCGAGTTCTCACTGGTGCATTCCAACAG GGTACTGGGCTTACCATAGCGATTTTGAACCTTGAACTCCTGCCAAAAGGGATCCGAGGCTATGTTGAGGTGTTCGGTCTGCTGTTCTGGACGACTGGCATAGCCATTATTACACCTGTATCCTATATCTTCCGGAACATGTCATGGCGCTACCTTCAGATATGTTTAGCCTGCTTGTCTTCTTGGGCTCTCATCGAATGGTG GTTAATTGACGAATCACTAAGATGGCTGATTGCGAACGGACGGATAAAAGAGGCCAAGGCTATTATTCAAAAAGCGTGTAAGCGAAACAACAAGGACTATGATGAAATAGTGTCTGCAAGTGGATTCCGTGCTTACGAGATGCAGTCTGGTATAGTCCTAGAAGTCAGAAAGG AAGATGTAACGCCAGAAACAGAGAGCGGCCTCTTAACTAGGGCAGAAAATGGAACAGTGAACACCACCAACCAGAAGGATGCATCTACCAAAGCCTACACTGCTATTGATTTGATCAAatcaaaaagattatttttaacaTCTATAATCATGTGGTTTGCctg gATTACTAACAGTTCTACATACTACGGTATAATGTTGATCTCTTCAAGTCTTGCTGGAGACAGATTCCTCAATTTCTTCCTCGGTTCTATAGTAGAATATCCAGCAGCGTTCATGGAGTGGTCCATGATAAACAG GTATGGTCGGAAGCCTACAGCCATTGCATTTCACAGTATATGCGGTGTAGCCCTCATAACTGCCACTGTTCTTACAACAACTGCAA ACGGAAATTCAGCGATGATATTGGGATCTACAGTGTTCACTTTGATTGGAAAATTCGCCATCACTGGTTCATTCAGCACCATATTTCTATATACACCGGAATTATACCCGACCAATATGAG GAATGTCGGAATCGGCATGTCGTCCGCAGCAGCAAGGATTGGTGGAATGCTAGCACCATTCTCAAGAAATCTg GCAGAGACAGCATTATGGGCACCAGGTTTGGTTTTCGGCATTATGTGTGCGATTGTTTCAGTATCAATGTTCTGGGTACCGGAAACCAATCAATATGAACTTCCGCAGACGCTTGAGGAGTGTGAGAGATGGTATAAGGACAACCGGTTCAAGATACCGTGCGTCAGCAGACGAGAAACTGAGAGGACAGAGTCAGACCAACAGATAtcttaa